The following proteins are encoded in a genomic region of Saccharopolyspora antimicrobica:
- a CDS encoding NCS2 family permease has product MVDVKQARLGRWFGLAERGSSVRTELLAGLSMFFASAYAVVVIPGMLAKAGVPHEAATTGTILTIVLATAAVGFFANMPFVLAPGLGGTALVAATLIQQEHVPYPVAMGMVFWSGVAILVLSLLGLRGLLAKVIPDNIRKAIGTAIGLFIVYVGFKLSGMLEPTKSGLEIGDLGSAEVLLALGGIVLVAALQARKVPGAFVIGIVVLTVIGIPLGVTELPDHWFQAPAGLGPVAFDIDLWGALRPEYLQYLFAFFASELFSATGVVLAVTERIGLTERAGQKSDINRTFLVDSLAITGGSLVGAPSVTTYAESAAGSDAGGRTGLTSLTTAGLFLVLLLLTPFATMIPSAATAPVLVVVGLGMMRGFQKVDLSDLTEAVPATLLVACTIFWGNFGNGIAAALTAYVLIKVVAGRFRDVHLGMWILLPFLVFFFATNAH; this is encoded by the coding sequence ATGGTCGATGTGAAGCAGGCGCGGCTGGGCCGCTGGTTCGGGCTGGCCGAGCGGGGCAGTTCAGTGCGCACCGAACTGCTGGCCGGGTTGAGCATGTTCTTCGCCTCGGCCTACGCGGTCGTGGTGATCCCCGGCATGCTCGCCAAGGCAGGGGTGCCGCACGAGGCGGCCACCACCGGCACGATCCTGACGATCGTGCTGGCCACGGCGGCAGTCGGCTTCTTCGCGAACATGCCGTTCGTGCTCGCACCGGGCTTGGGCGGCACCGCGCTGGTCGCCGCCACGTTGATCCAGCAGGAGCACGTGCCGTACCCGGTGGCGATGGGCATGGTGTTCTGGTCCGGCGTGGCGATCCTCGTGCTGTCGCTGCTCGGGCTGCGCGGCCTGCTCGCCAAGGTCATCCCGGACAACATCCGCAAGGCCATCGGCACCGCGATCGGCCTGTTCATCGTCTACGTCGGGTTCAAGCTCTCCGGCATGCTCGAACCGACCAAGAGCGGCCTGGAGATCGGCGACCTCGGTTCGGCGGAGGTGCTGCTCGCGCTGGGCGGCATCGTCCTGGTCGCGGCGCTGCAAGCGCGCAAGGTGCCCGGCGCGTTCGTGATCGGCATCGTGGTGCTCACCGTCATCGGCATCCCGCTGGGCGTCACGGAGCTGCCGGACCACTGGTTCCAGGCACCCGCCGGGCTCGGCCCGGTCGCCTTCGACATCGATCTCTGGGGCGCGCTGCGACCGGAGTACCTGCAGTACCTGTTCGCGTTCTTCGCCTCGGAGCTGTTCTCCGCGACGGGCGTGGTGCTCGCGGTCACCGAGCGGATCGGGCTGACCGAGCGCGCCGGGCAGAAGTCCGACATCAACCGGACGTTCCTGGTCGACTCGCTGGCCATCACCGGTGGTTCGCTGGTCGGCGCCCCGTCGGTCACGACCTACGCCGAGTCCGCGGCCGGGTCCGACGCGGGCGGGCGCACCGGGCTGACGTCGCTGACCACCGCCGGGCTGTTCCTGGTGCTGCTGCTGTTGACGCCGTTCGCCACCATGATCCCGTCGGCGGCGACCGCGCCGGTGCTGGTGGTGGTCGGGCTGGGCATGATGCGCGGGTTCCAGAAGGTCGATCTGAGCGACCTGACCGAGGCGGTCCCGGCGACGCTGCTGGTGGCGTGCACGATCTTCTGGGGCAACTTCGGCAACGGCATCGCCGCGGCGTTGACCGCTTACGTGCTGATCAAGGT
- a CDS encoding LacI family DNA-binding transcriptional regulator encodes MSNNVREDSMARLADVARKAGVSVATASRALVRPEMVAERTRQRVRDAAIELGFRYHPSAQALATGRSRLLALLVPDLTNPFYAPIIAGAQRAAEGSGNDLLVVVTEESPERERLLIDRLRDRVDGFLAIAPRGASSLFTSLDVPLVLVDRRVRGVPSVVVDTPGGLGELGAHLAELGHRRIAYLGGPRGSWADPRRLEGLQRGLAHEVIAFGPLPPTFEAGSDIVDELLASECTAAVAYNSALFLGLLYRLAQLGVQVPEALSVCCADNLAGLGLAVPEATALHVPAEEAGSTAVEMVLATVDGRSPEPRHRSVPVQLVIGKTTAMPR; translated from the coding sequence GTGTCAAACAACGTGAGGGAGGACTCGATGGCGCGGCTGGCCGACGTGGCCCGCAAGGCCGGGGTGTCGGTGGCGACCGCGTCGCGCGCGCTGGTGCGTCCGGAGATGGTCGCCGAGCGCACCCGGCAACGGGTCCGGGACGCCGCGATCGAGCTCGGCTTCCGCTACCACCCGTCGGCCCAGGCCCTGGCGACCGGCCGGAGCCGGCTGCTCGCGCTGCTGGTGCCGGATCTGACGAACCCCTTCTACGCACCGATCATCGCCGGAGCCCAGCGCGCCGCCGAAGGATCCGGCAACGACCTGCTGGTCGTGGTCACCGAAGAATCGCCGGAGCGCGAACGGCTGCTGATCGACCGGCTGCGCGACCGGGTCGACGGTTTCCTCGCGATCGCACCGCGCGGCGCGAGCTCGCTGTTCACCTCGCTGGACGTGCCCCTGGTGCTGGTCGACCGGCGGGTTCGCGGAGTGCCTTCGGTGGTTGTCGACACCCCGGGCGGGCTGGGAGAACTGGGCGCGCACCTGGCCGAGCTCGGACACCGGCGGATCGCCTACCTCGGTGGACCGCGCGGATCGTGGGCCGACCCGCGGCGCCTGGAGGGGTTGCAGCGCGGGCTGGCGCACGAGGTGATCGCCTTCGGACCGCTGCCGCCGACTTTCGAAGCCGGGAGCGACATCGTCGACGAACTGCTGGCGAGCGAATGCACCGCGGCAGTCGCGTACAACAGCGCGCTCTTCCTCGGCCTGCTGTACCGCTTGGCGCAGTTGGGCGTCCAGGTGCCGGAGGCGTTGAGCGTCTGCTGCGCGGACAACCTCGCCGGTCTCGGCCTTGCCGTCCCGGAAGCGACCGCGCTGCACGTTCCGGCCGAAGAAGCCGGCTCGACAGCCGTGGAGATGGTGCTCGCCACCGTTGACGGTCGGTCGCCCGAACCGAGGCATCGTTCGGTACCGGTGCAGCTGGTCATCGGGAAAACAACCGCCATGCCACGTTGA
- a CDS encoding aminotransferase class V-fold PLP-dependent enzyme, translating to MWTSPRSVAEALDHADALADLRVRYDLPPGLIRLDGDSGGPLRTTPARLRRFVMHRHGPHTGRPFGESEWRREARLAAIALAPLIGAAPKELTVGESTSINLFKALLAAARLRPGRPILAVGRDCFAADRFLAQSAADFIGGRLHLFNDVSELAALPSDDVAVVALSHTDLRTGAVRDAAAITAEIHRRGALALWDLSHSAGALHVDLHGWQADFAIGCGHKYLGGGAGAPAYSYVASRHRGTFPVCTTAGVLHPLADGFTGSASTLSVSELRTGLSLLAGIAVEELAAKTASLAQLFLDRLDSNCADTRIEVLRPPGPPGAQVVLRHERAQQIANALFDRDIVVENPASDLLRLHFAPSWLRYVDAWEAAEQLHAALHDIASKS from the coding sequence GTGTGGACCAGCCCCAGATCCGTCGCCGAAGCGCTCGACCATGCCGACGCGCTCGCCGATCTGCGCGTCCGCTACGACCTGCCGCCCGGTCTGATCCGACTCGACGGCGACAGCGGCGGACCGCTGCGCACCACCCCGGCCCGGCTGCGCCGGTTCGTCATGCACCGGCACGGACCGCACACCGGACGCCCGTTCGGTGAATCCGAGTGGCGGCGGGAAGCCCGTCTCGCCGCCATCGCGCTCGCCCCGCTGATCGGCGCCGCTCCGAAGGAACTCACCGTCGGCGAATCGACGTCGATCAACCTGTTCAAGGCGCTGCTCGCGGCCGCCCGGCTGCGCCCCGGCCGTCCGATCCTGGCCGTGGGCCGGGATTGCTTCGCCGCGGACCGCTTCCTGGCGCAGTCCGCCGCCGACTTCATCGGTGGCCGCCTGCACCTGTTCAACGACGTGTCCGAGCTCGCCGCGCTCCCGTCCGACGACGTGGCCGTCGTGGCGCTGTCGCACACCGACCTGCGGACCGGCGCGGTGCGCGATGCCGCGGCCATCACCGCCGAAATCCACCGCCGCGGCGCGCTGGCGCTGTGGGACCTGAGCCACTCGGCCGGTGCGCTGCACGTGGACCTGCACGGCTGGCAGGCCGACTTCGCCATCGGTTGCGGCCACAAGTACCTCGGCGGCGGTGCTGGAGCACCGGCCTACTCGTACGTCGCCAGCCGCCACCGCGGCACCTTCCCGGTGTGCACGACCGCCGGAGTGCTGCACCCGCTGGCGGACGGCTTCACCGGCTCGGCGTCGACGTTGTCGGTGTCCGAACTGCGCACCGGCCTGTCCCTGCTGGCGGGCATCGCCGTGGAGGAGCTGGCCGCGAAGACCGCGAGCCTGGCGCAGCTGTTCCTGGACCGCCTCGACAGCAACTGCGCGGACACCAGGATCGAGGTGCTCCGGCCGCCTGGCCCGCCCGGTGCCCAGGTCGTGCTCCGCCACGAGCGTGCCCAGCAGATCGCGAACGCCCTCTTCGACCGCGACATCGTCGTGGAGAACCCGGCCTCCGACCTGCTACGCCTGCACTTCGCGCCGTCCTGGCTCCGCTACGTCGACGCCTGGGAAGCAGCCGAGCAGCTCCACGCAGCCCTCCACGACATCGCCTCCAAGTCGTGA
- a CDS encoding L-2-amino-thiazoline-4-carboxylic acid hydrolase, with product MRNKTRSGPWSTWHAPAKGSTTAALSSSGAPRTTTGTSTRTCTGASTKEVLAENSASELGPVLCAFDESWIGAVDPAVHGFRFERATTIALGGTRCPFHFSRES from the coding sequence CTGAGGAACAAGACCCGTTCCGGGCCATGGTCGACGTGGCACGCGCCCGCGAAAGGCAGTACTACGGCGGCGCTTTCGAGTTCCGGCGCTCCGCGGACGACGACCGGCACTTCCACCAGGACGTGCACCGGTGCTTCTACCAAGGAAGTTCTCGCCGAGAACTCCGCGTCCGAACTGGGGCCGGTGCTCTGCGCCTTCGACGAGAGCTGGATCGGGGCCGTCGATCCAGCGGTGCACGGCTTCCGCTTCGAACGTGCCACCACGATAGCGCTCGGCGGGACGCGCTGCCCCTTCCATTTCAGCCGGGAGAGCTAA
- a CDS encoding FUSC family protein, which yields MTSRALRHPLLPDWLLRQLRPMSIPADWTRVCAVGLGIGMPQLVGLLTGRIEEAVLASIGALCASFSDLTGSYRYRLRRVGVAAVLGVLGFAAGAAAPGPWWAAAVVLAVAVPSVLSSRMGDLWSSGGAHMLTFCIVATGEQSASLPVGEQIAWFAAGELLLFALVMATWPFRGTAPARSAVARIFDATLRMLDAETPVTARQELTKALNTAHDVLVGGGSMSRSRVRDRLYLVYTHATPIVEASVSLAHAGERPPPRAREALRSLARCMRTGEVPPPYQPGTVDSPLARALDQGIAELVSAFRIAKRAEVSRERERVRLTFGRSTWAQVLRMVLCLALAEGVGLLAGLDQPYWIALTAALVLKPNSGSVFARTVLRAIGTVAGVLIAFLLLSLVPPGWWSLPFIVVLAAKLPIAVDRHYGLFSAVVTALVLLQLNQGAEFHAVARLIDTLVGCAIVLAVGFLLRPLHRGPELETRFADAVAAVAEYVSQSLAGVRHGRPALRRRTYRQLADLRGALQQQLMNPATAPQAERWWPTISVLERVVDAATEKAVRDNPQDLQQAQRLVSTMRTTTRQLRSTEVRPARLHDELERIYAGVAAPCAPGAPGGG from the coding sequence TTGACGAGCCGAGCACTGCGCCACCCCCTCCTACCGGACTGGTTGCTGCGGCAGCTGCGACCGATGTCCATTCCGGCCGACTGGACGCGCGTTTGCGCCGTCGGCCTGGGCATCGGCATGCCGCAGCTGGTCGGACTGCTCACCGGCCGCATCGAGGAAGCGGTGCTCGCCTCGATCGGCGCGCTGTGCGCGAGCTTCTCGGACCTGACCGGCTCGTACCGCTACCGGCTGCGCCGGGTCGGGGTGGCCGCGGTCCTCGGCGTGCTCGGGTTCGCCGCCGGTGCCGCCGCACCCGGCCCGTGGTGGGCGGCAGCCGTCGTGCTCGCGGTGGCGGTGCCGTCGGTCCTGTCCAGCCGGATGGGCGACCTGTGGTCCTCGGGCGGCGCACACATGCTGACGTTCTGCATCGTCGCGACCGGCGAGCAGTCGGCGAGCCTGCCGGTCGGCGAGCAGATCGCCTGGTTCGCGGCCGGCGAGCTGCTGCTGTTCGCACTGGTCATGGCGACGTGGCCGTTCCGCGGCACGGCACCGGCGCGCAGCGCGGTCGCCAGGATCTTCGACGCGACGCTGCGCATGCTCGACGCCGAGACACCGGTGACCGCGCGCCAGGAGCTGACCAAGGCGCTGAACACCGCGCACGACGTGCTGGTCGGCGGCGGGTCGATGTCCCGCAGCCGCGTGCGCGACCGCCTCTACCTCGTCTACACCCACGCCACGCCGATCGTGGAGGCCTCGGTCTCCCTGGCCCACGCAGGAGAACGCCCTCCGCCGCGCGCCCGTGAAGCCCTGCGCTCGCTGGCCCGCTGCATGCGCACCGGCGAGGTACCGCCGCCCTACCAGCCGGGCACCGTCGATTCGCCGCTGGCGCGCGCCCTCGACCAAGGCATCGCCGAGCTGGTCAGCGCGTTCCGGATCGCCAAGCGCGCCGAGGTCTCCCGCGAGCGCGAGCGCGTGCGTCTGACCTTCGGTCGCTCGACCTGGGCCCAGGTGCTGCGGATGGTGCTGTGCCTGGCGCTGGCCGAGGGGGTCGGCCTGCTCGCAGGCCTCGACCAGCCGTACTGGATCGCACTGACCGCTGCGCTGGTGCTCAAGCCGAACTCCGGCTCGGTCTTCGCCCGCACCGTGCTGCGCGCCATCGGCACCGTCGCCGGTGTCCTGATCGCCTTCTTGCTGCTCTCCCTAGTACCTCCCGGTTGGTGGTCGTTGCCGTTCATCGTCGTGCTGGCCGCCAAGCTGCCGATCGCGGTCGACCGCCACTACGGCCTGTTCAGCGCGGTCGTGACGGCCCTGGTCCTGCTGCAGCTGAACCAGGGCGCGGAGTTCCACGCGGTGGCTCGCCTGATCGACACCCTCGTCGGGTGCGCGATCGTGCTGGCCGTGGGTTTCCTGCTCCGCCCGTTGCACCGCGGGCCGGAGCTGGAGACCAGGTTCGCCGACGCCGTCGCGGCGGTGGCGGAGTACGTCTCCCAGTCGCTGGCCGGAGTGCGGCACGGTCGCCCCGCACTGCGCCGCCGCACCTACCGCCAGCTCGCCGACCTCCGCGGGGCTCTCCAGCAGCAGCTGATGAACCCCGCGACAGCACCGCAGGCCGAACGCTGGTGGCCGACGATCAGCGTGCTGGAGCGGGTGGTTGACGCGGCCACCGAGAAGGCGGTCCGCGACAACCCCCAGGACCTCCAGCAGGCCCAGCGCCTGGTGTCGACCATGCGCACCACCACCCGCCAGCTCCGCTCCACCGAAGTGCGCCCGGCCCGACTGCACGACGAGCTGGAGCGGATCTACGCGGGCGTGGCCGCCCCGTGCGCACCCGGCGCGCCGGGTGGGGGATAG
- the leuA gene encoding 2-isopropylmalate synthase, with product MSNTSPEPQASFADRVRKPSRPAPADQQPWNPQQGSSMPHHRYRPFHELVENVSLPDRTWPDNRITRAPLWCAVDLRDGNQALIDPMSPARKRRMFDLLVQMGFKEIEVGFPAASQTDFDFVREIIEDGAIPEDVRIQVLTQCRPELIERTFQSLEGAPQAIVHIYNSTSILQRRVVFREEREGIKKIATSAAEMTLELAGKYSDTDFRFQYSPESYTGTELSYAAEVCDAVTEIWQPTPERPVILNLPATVEMATPNVYADSIEWMHRNLARRDSVILSLHPHNDRGTGIAAAELGYQAGADRIEGCLFGNGERTGNVDLVALGMNLFSQGIDPQIDFSDIDYIKRTVEHCNQLPVHERHPWGGELVYTAFSGSHQDAINKGLDALRDEASKAGVPVDDHPWEVPYLPIDPKDVGRTYEAVIRVNSQSGKGGVAYIMKTEHQLDLPRKLQIEFSKVVQARTDSAGGEVSPTEMWDAFAAEYLDATAPVKLVRQRVAGEDGNETITATVVVDGEEQEITGAGNGPVSAFVDALSSIGYDVRVMDYNEHALTAGDDARAAAYLECAVDDKIFWGVGVDTSTITAMLRAVVSAVNRANR from the coding sequence ATGAGCAACACTTCCCCCGAACCGCAGGCCTCGTTCGCCGACCGGGTGCGCAAGCCGTCCCGCCCCGCGCCCGCTGATCAGCAGCCGTGGAACCCGCAGCAGGGCAGCTCGATGCCGCACCACCGCTACCGCCCGTTCCACGAGCTGGTCGAGAACGTCTCGCTGCCGGACCGGACCTGGCCGGACAACCGGATCACCCGGGCGCCGCTGTGGTGCGCCGTCGACCTGCGCGACGGCAACCAGGCGCTGATCGACCCGATGTCGCCCGCCCGCAAGCGCCGCATGTTCGACCTGCTGGTGCAGATGGGCTTCAAGGAGATCGAGGTCGGCTTCCCGGCGGCCAGCCAGACCGACTTCGACTTCGTCCGGGAGATCATCGAGGACGGCGCGATCCCCGAGGACGTGCGCATCCAGGTGCTCACCCAGTGCCGCCCGGAGCTGATCGAGCGCACCTTCCAGTCCCTGGAGGGCGCGCCGCAGGCGATCGTGCACATCTACAACTCGACCTCGATCCTGCAGCGCCGCGTGGTGTTCCGGGAGGAGCGCGAGGGCATCAAGAAGATCGCCACCTCGGCCGCTGAGATGACGCTGGAGCTGGCGGGCAAGTACTCCGACACCGACTTCCGCTTCCAGTACTCGCCGGAGTCCTACACCGGCACCGAGCTGTCCTACGCCGCCGAGGTGTGCGACGCGGTCACCGAGATCTGGCAGCCCACCCCGGAGCGGCCGGTGATCCTGAACCTGCCCGCCACCGTCGAGATGGCCACGCCGAACGTCTACGCCGACTCCATCGAGTGGATGCACCGCAACCTGGCCCGCCGTGACTCGGTGATCCTGTCGCTGCACCCGCACAACGACCGCGGCACCGGCATCGCCGCTGCCGAGCTGGGCTACCAGGCCGGGGCGGACCGGATCGAGGGCTGCCTGTTCGGCAACGGCGAGCGCACCGGCAACGTCGACCTGGTGGCGCTGGGCATGAACCTGTTCAGCCAGGGCATCGACCCGCAGATCGACTTCTCCGACATCGACTACATCAAGCGCACCGTCGAGCACTGCAACCAGCTGCCGGTGCACGAGCGGCACCCGTGGGGCGGCGAGCTGGTGTACACCGCCTTCTCCGGCAGCCACCAGGACGCCATCAACAAGGGCCTGGACGCGCTGCGCGACGAGGCGAGCAAAGCCGGTGTCCCGGTGGACGACCACCCGTGGGAGGTCCCGTACCTGCCGATCGACCCGAAGGACGTGGGCCGCACCTACGAGGCGGTCATCCGGGTCAACTCGCAGTCCGGCAAGGGCGGCGTCGCCTACATCATGAAGACCGAGCACCAGCTGGACCTGCCGCGCAAGCTGCAGATCGAGTTCTCCAAGGTGGTGCAGGCGCGCACCGACTCCGCGGGCGGCGAGGTCAGTCCGACCGAGATGTGGGACGCGTTCGCCGCGGAGTACCTGGACGCCACCGCGCCGGTGAAGCTGGTGCGGCAGCGGGTCGCCGGGGAGGACGGCAACGAGACCATCACCGCGACCGTGGTCGTGGACGGTGAGGAGCAGGAGATCACCGGCGCGGGCAACGGCCCGGTGTCGGCCTTCGTGGACGCGCTGAGCAGCATCGGCTACGACGTGCGGGTCATGGACTACAACGAGCACGCGCTGACCGCCGGCGACGACGCCCGGGCCGCGGCGTACCTGGAGTGCGCGGTGGACGACAAGATCTTCTGGGGCGTCGGCGTGGACACCTCGACGATCACCGCGATGCTGCGCGCGGTGGTATCCGCGGTGAACCGCGCGAACCGCTGA
- a CDS encoding DedA family protein translates to MIELLDSIPPGVIYLVVGLIIGLESVGIPLPGEIMLVSAGVAASQGIVNPIALGIVAASGAIIGDSIGYAVGKRYGRNLLGWLGRKLPKHFGPKPVRQAERMFDRWGAWAVFGGRFVALLRILAGPLAGILGMQYRKFLIANATGGIAWAGTVTTLSYVFGLVAGQWFHRFSWIALLVTVVIGWLIVRVVRRRAEKADEADEQEQTDTDAKVP, encoded by the coding sequence ATGATCGAACTGCTGGACTCGATCCCGCCAGGGGTGATCTACCTGGTGGTGGGGTTGATCATCGGCCTGGAGAGCGTGGGGATCCCACTGCCCGGCGAGATCATGCTGGTCAGCGCGGGAGTCGCCGCCTCGCAGGGCATCGTCAACCCGATCGCGCTCGGCATCGTCGCGGCGAGCGGGGCGATCATCGGCGATTCGATCGGCTACGCGGTCGGCAAGCGCTACGGGCGGAACCTGCTGGGCTGGCTCGGGCGCAAGCTGCCGAAGCACTTCGGGCCGAAGCCGGTGCGGCAGGCCGAGCGGATGTTCGACCGCTGGGGCGCCTGGGCGGTGTTCGGCGGGCGGTTCGTCGCGCTGCTGCGCATCCTGGCCGGTCCGCTGGCCGGCATCCTCGGCATGCAGTACCGCAAGTTCCTGATCGCGAACGCGACCGGCGGCATCGCCTGGGCGGGCACGGTGACCACCCTGTCGTACGTGTTCGGCCTGGTCGCGGGGCAGTGGTTCCACCGGTTCTCCTGGATCGCCCTGCTGGTCACGGTGGTGATCGGCTGGCTGATCGTGCGCGTGGTGCGCCGCCGCGCGGAGAAGGCGGACGAAGCCGACGAGCAGGAGCAGACCGACACCGACGCGAAGGTTCCGTGA
- a CDS encoding mandelate racemase/muconate lactonizing enzyme family protein: MRIIGIRHIPVVVPFRDAEQWPPGRRGLVSVLIEIDTDEGITGIGEAPAHPSADIVLAVLRSVERFAIGEDPFRTERIARLGEVVGTWHAVGTTSTALAAIDMACWDIVGKACGQPLVNLFGGALREDVEYLHQIPPGPPDRMRDLAALGAAAGSESFHVQVGADLDTDVERVAAVRDGIGPGRSIRVDAGEAWSPATALRSLRALAPYGIEFAGQPVSARNIPEMARLRAHTGTPLLAGPLCRAQQLEVIRHGAADAISADNALDGGLLNLKRSAGICQAAGLPVVKHSLGELGVATCAAAHLIAATPGFDHANQSYRALLSDDVLDGGPLPYRNGRLRIPDAPGIGVELDRDRLARYAELHQTAGEEFEPGP, encoded by the coding sequence TTGCGCATCATCGGCATTCGGCACATACCGGTCGTCGTGCCGTTCCGCGACGCGGAGCAGTGGCCGCCGGGACGGCGCGGTCTGGTCAGCGTGCTGATCGAGATCGACACCGACGAGGGGATCACCGGCATCGGCGAGGCTCCCGCGCACCCGTCGGCGGACATCGTGCTCGCCGTGCTGCGCTCGGTCGAGCGCTTCGCCATCGGCGAGGACCCGTTCCGCACCGAGCGCATCGCGCGGCTCGGCGAGGTGGTCGGCACCTGGCACGCGGTGGGCACGACCAGCACGGCGCTGGCCGCCATCGACATGGCCTGCTGGGACATCGTCGGCAAGGCCTGCGGCCAACCGCTGGTCAACCTCTTCGGCGGCGCGCTGCGCGAGGATGTCGAATACCTGCACCAGATCCCGCCCGGCCCGCCCGACCGGATGCGGGACCTGGCCGCGCTGGGCGCCGCTGCCGGCTCCGAGAGCTTCCACGTGCAGGTCGGCGCCGACCTCGACACCGACGTGGAGCGGGTCGCGGCCGTCCGGGACGGCATCGGGCCCGGCCGGTCGATCCGCGTCGACGCAGGCGAAGCCTGGTCGCCCGCGACGGCGTTGCGGTCGTTGCGCGCCTTGGCGCCCTACGGCATCGAGTTCGCCGGGCAACCGGTGTCCGCCCGCAACATCCCGGAGATGGCCCGCCTCCGCGCGCACACGGGCACTCCGCTGCTCGCCGGCCCGCTGTGCCGCGCCCAGCAGCTCGAGGTGATCCGGCACGGCGCGGCCGACGCGATCTCGGCGGACAACGCGCTGGACGGCGGCCTGCTGAACCTGAAGCGCTCGGCGGGCATCTGCCAGGCGGCGGGCCTCCCGGTCGTCAAGCACAGCCTCGGTGAGCTCGGCGTGGCCACCTGCGCGGCGGCGCACCTGATCGCGGCCACGCCGGGCTTCGACCACGCCAACCAGTCCTACCGCGCGCTGCTGTCCGACGACGTGCTCGACGGCGGCCCGCTGCCGTACCGCAACGGCAGGCTGCGGATCCCGGACGCGCCGGGCATCGGCGTCGAGCTGGACCGCGACCGCCTGGCCCGCTACGCGGAACTGCACCAGACGGCGGGCGAGGAGTTCGAACCCGGGCCCTGA
- the alr gene encoding alanine racemase, with amino-acid sequence MRENALAEAVVDLDAIAHNTELIARAAPTAAVMAVVKADAFGHGMVPVARAALAHGASWLGVATSAEALQLRAAGIGAPLLSWVHSPHEDFRAAILADVDLSVSSPEVLDAISSCAAELGVRATIQLKIDTGLSRSGAAESDWPALVRRARQLERDSLVRVRGVWSHLISADDPGGAHTADQIERFDLAVAAARAAGLDPELCHLANSAAALDAPRTHYDLVRPGIGLYGVEPVAGKVFGLRTALTLRARTILVKDVPAGTGVSYGHDHTTVQDGRLALVPLGYADGVPRSASGRGEVLIGGRRHPIAGRIAMDQFVVDLGQHAAHVGAEVVVIGGDGPAVTEWARWAGTLPHEIYTGIGSRVTRRYTGHRTAHLLFGETCVA; translated from the coding sequence GTGCGGGAAAACGCGCTCGCCGAGGCCGTCGTCGACCTCGACGCCATAGCGCACAACACCGAGCTGATCGCTCGCGCGGCTCCCACTGCCGCTGTCATGGCGGTGGTGAAGGCCGATGCCTTCGGGCACGGCATGGTGCCCGTGGCCCGCGCAGCGCTGGCGCACGGCGCGAGCTGGTTGGGCGTCGCGACCTCCGCGGAGGCGCTGCAGCTGCGCGCAGCCGGTATTGGTGCGCCCTTGCTGAGCTGGGTGCACAGCCCGCACGAGGATTTCCGGGCCGCGATCCTGGCCGATGTCGACCTCTCGGTGTCCTCGCCGGAGGTGCTGGACGCGATCTCCTCCTGCGCTGCGGAGCTCGGCGTGCGCGCGACGATCCAGCTCAAGATCGATACCGGGCTGAGCCGCAGCGGAGCTGCGGAGTCGGACTGGCCTGCGCTGGTGCGTCGCGCCAGGCAGCTGGAGCGCGACTCGCTGGTGCGCGTCCGGGGCGTTTGGTCGCACCTGATCAGCGCGGACGATCCTGGTGGCGCTCACACCGCCGATCAGATCGAGCGCTTCGACCTCGCCGTTGCCGCCGCCCGCGCCGCCGGGCTCGATCCCGAGCTGTGCCACCTGGCCAACTCCGCGGCGGCTCTGGACGCTCCGCGCACCCACTACGACCTCGTCCGGCCCGGTATCGGCCTGTACGGGGTGGAACCGGTGGCGGGCAAGGTGTTCGGCCTCCGGACCGCGCTCACCCTCCGCGCGCGGACGATCCTGGTCAAGGACGTTCCCGCCGGTACCGGCGTCTCGTACGGGCACGACCACACGACGGTTCAGGACGGTCGGCTGGCGCTCGTGCCGCTCGGTTACGCCGACGGCGTGCCGCGGTCGGCCAGCGGCCGGGGCGAGGTGCTGATCGGCGGACGCCGGCATCCCATCGCCGGCCGCATCGCCATGGACCAGTTCGTGGTCGACCTCGGTCAGCACGCCGCGCACGTCGGAGCGGAAGTGGTGGTGATCGGCGGGGACGGGCCCGCGGTCACCGAGTGGGCCCGGTGGGCGGGCACCCTCCCGCACGAGATCTACACCGGCATCGGCAGCCGGGTCACGCGCCGGTACACCGGCCACCGCACCGCTCACCTGCTGTTTGGGGAAACTTGTGTCGCATGA